One part of the Musa acuminata AAA Group cultivar baxijiao chromosome BXJ1-5, Cavendish_Baxijiao_AAA, whole genome shotgun sequence genome encodes these proteins:
- the LOC103973274 gene encoding E3 ubiquitin-protein ligase RMA1H1, which yields MEVEGTVESDSDKKPAKKCSSDAAATASNNGCFDCNICLDFAADPVVTLCGHLYCWPCIYKWLQQGNGGGGESSQQCPVCKAALFQRSLVPLYGRGHSTKSAQQSLDVPRRPSFPREAIEQRLLQLNEEQDPVMQQRRRHVVESSGDHAPPFSPLAAARVTNSAAGEVLGGMAVAVLPWMFRDQEWASVYHPSPYHVVGNGVRRQEVELARSLHQIWVFLFCCAILCLLLF from the coding sequence ATGGAGGTGGAAGGGACGGTGGAGTCGGATTCAGATAAGAAGCCAGCGAAGAAGTGCAGCTCCGACGCCGCGGCGACGGCCTCGAACAACGGCTGCTTCGACTGCAACATATGCCTGGACTTCGCCGCGGACCCGGTGGTCACCCTCTGCGGCCACCTCTACTGCTGGCCGTGCATATACAAGTGGCTGCAGCAGGGCAACGGCGGGGGCGGCGAGTCCTCGCAGCAGTGCCCGGTGTGCAAGGCTGCGTTGTTCCAGCGGAGCCTGGTGCCGCTCTACGGCCGCGGCCATAGCACCAAATCGGCCCAGCAAAGCCTCGACGTACCGCGCCGACCCTCGTTCCCGCGGGAGGCGATCGAGCAGCGATTGCTGCAGCTGAACGAAGAGCAGGATCCGGTGATGCAGCAGCGGCGTCGCCACGTAGTCGAATCTAGCGGCGATCACGCGCCGCCGTTCTCGCCGCTGGCGGCGGCAAGGGTGACAAATTCGGCTGCCGGTGAGGTGTTGGGGGGGATGGCAGTGGCGGTGCTGCCGTGGATGTTTCGGGACCAGGAGTGGGCAAGCGTCTACCACCCGAGCCCGTACCACGTCGTCGGCAACGGGGTGAGGAGGCAGGAGGTGGAGCTTGCGCGGTCACTGCATCAGATATGGGTCTTCCTCTTCTGCTGCGCCATTCTGTGTCTCCTCTTGTTCTGA